The DNA segment CTTTGTTGCAGAAGAAGAAGTGGACGGCTTCGGGGCAACAGCAGGTCGTGGGCGTGCAACCGGATCACAATCATCATCATGAGAGTCATCTCCCGAAGAGAAATTTGGATCGAGGACATTTGTGGAGAAGGGAGAGACACGCGGTTTTTTCGCAAGAGTAAAATATGGTCCATACCCTGCTTGATGTTTCGATCAGCGTCTTGGTGGTGGTGGAGTAAATGCCTGGGTAACGCCATATAAAGGCGGATTATACACATCATATGCATTTCCAGGTTCGCCTGGCGCAATAATCTCTCAAGGCACGACTTCTTGGGCAGTATCAACCATCTGTAACGTATTTTCAGCATGGGGCACTGTtggtggtgttgctggtggtgTTGGCATAGAGGGTAGAACACCACGGCTGGTAGCAATTTCATTGCGGATATCCAATGGATCAAATTTATTATCAGCCATCAGTAACTGTGGAATAAAGATTGGGGCAAAATTTAGCAAAAAGAGATTTGCAGAGATAATGAGATTGTGCGAGAAAAAGGGTGCAAATGCGGTGACAGTAAAATGATCAATACGTTAATAAGTCACAACCTAAATAAACCTAAGGTATAAGGCAATAAAATCAACAATGATCCCTTCTCCGTTTCTAAGCATCATCGTACATTTACCTCTAACGGTAACTTTCTGAAATTAACTCCACTTCCTAATAACTGTTTAGCCCCTCGTTTAAATGGTAAAAAATGATTCAACCTTGTCCAGTAAAGTTTCAAGGATAATATCATTATAACTTCACATCTACTATAACCAACTGACATAATTAGTCACATTAATTCAAAGTTTGGGTAATTAAGGTTTTTATCAACCGTCATAAGTTAAATACTGATATGTCACTGTACATGGTGAATTCATGAAACAAAATCAATATGCATGTCCTAAATATGCCTCTAATATGATGAATTATCAAAATGTCAGACAATGTATAAATTGTGTTGTGTTTGAACTTAggtgttggcaacaccaatGACAACATGGGTGTGTGGTTATCATACGCACATACTGAGAGACTTCCGAGGATTAAGAATCTCTCAAAGTCAAAAGATTTTGTGAATATATTAGCCAGCTGGTTTCAGTCCTAACAAATTCTACTCGAATTATGCatttttcaaccaaatctcgaataaaatgatgtATTATAAAACATCTACTACTAAAAtactactagaattttttttttgaaaaatacatttaaatgcatgtatgCAATAATTTTCGACAATCACACATTTTAAAAAGTACTCAACTACTGGGTAAAAATATTGTAGTTTAAAAGAATTCAAATAGATAGCATGCAAAGTCCTATCAAGCCATCAACATATAAagataaaaatgtataaaaatatccatATTTTACTCCTAACTCATAAACGTATAATACAGAAAagtatggtcctcgggttagcgtgCGAACATCCAGCTCCGCCTACTCAGCCTTCAGCGCCTCCCGTCTCCTCATCTATATGCTCACCTGTATcattcacatctagtgagtctaaagactcaacacacctgaattgtcataacaagtacatatctataacatgcaacagtaaaAAATACTGTGattaacatacatttcatgatcttaaaaacatgaactcAAACATAGCGTGTCAAAGCATAACATGTCCATAACATATCTCATCACATCAGtgtatacgtgttcattttctttatttgaattatattcattagttgtgactttcgtatcatctcTAATCGATAGATCCATCAACAAATGACCGCGCtaccaactctcatccttcaaaacataacATCATATCTGtcacttataaaaaataatgcatatacgtaaatttccttaaaatcacgCCTGCAAcgtatttttgtattttaatcaaaatttatgttcataatatcatatacattttaaacatgcaatttttGTACTCAGGGTGCTGCCAGGCCTACTAACTCGACTCGGGTGCGAAATGATTATTTTGCCCCTGCAAACCCTAATTGGCCATTTTACAcatggacctcaaaatttcaacccgaagccaaccaaactcctcacaacacctcaaaacatatttataatcatttcctAGACGTAACCCCGTTATGTAACTTTtacgattcattttaaaacttggaccggggtcccgattttaacccaaATCAACCCATAACTTTATCACACTATCTCAAATTTAAACCACAACTTAATCACACCCTACCAGCCACTAAACAACCTGAATCAGACAAATTAAGACCCTCATAATATGCTGAAACCTTGCTGGATTTTTCTGCGTGTTACAACCTACAAACCTAATGCACTAAACCCTCAAGCTTTCGACTCTAGGCCTGACCAACTCGAACCAGCCTTGAACCAATGTTACCTAGGACCAAGATCAAGCCGTGGACACCCTACTGCACTTGCGCTACCCACGCCTACTGTCCATGTACTCAACCATGCGTGAAACACACGAGAACAAGCCACACCTTACCTTACTCGAATTTTTGAGCCTCAAACCACTCGTAGGCCGTGACCACCGTGGTTGAGCCACCTTGGACCACGACTCAGACCCCTTGGGGTTTGCACCGTGGCTTGGTTCGACTCTCCTACAGCCGGTCCCTTTTCCCAAAGCCCGATCTAACCCATGTACCAATAATAATCCATAGGCACGATCGGCTCTCACCAAGGCTCAACCAATTCTCGACTCCAGCCCCTTGAAGACTTAGTCCTCGATGTGAAAATCCCTTTAACACCTAGCcctagcagccccttgcacaagaACCATGAGAGTGTGAGTTACAAATAAAAGTGTAGgcatatttcatgtcaaaatCGAATAAAACTTACACAACATGAAACAACTAAGattttctcataaaaaaacatacaaaccaaaatatattgatgtgaatgatgagGAAAGCAAGATGTAGGCGTCCCTTTGCGTATGTACGCTCAAAAACTTGGAGATACTCGCGTAGAACATGCACTAGAGAGGCAGGGAAGGACTTCTTTAAAAACCTTGAATAATTTCGTAGGTTGCAGCTGGTGTTATTCGAAACTTCTGCTGGAAGAATGAGGGAGGGTGCGGTCGAAGGTGAGTGGGATTAGGTTATGGTTTGGGTGTatggtttaattaaaatattaattgctAATGGGCCCTAGATAAAAATAATTAGGAGGAGTAGGAGTTTAggccaaaaatattttaaaatagatcCATAAGCCCATTAACacactcgtaaaataattcgttTAGGTACTTTTTTGAAAATGATGTCCGAACCCTAAAAAATTCCCCCGACTCGCTAAGATTTgcgtaccggtttaaaatatgacctGGCAAGTAAAAATACCCccaccaaggcccattttcgaaaatctcgcttaattacaccatatattaaataattaaatataataatttaataaaaatatttttcattattatccCCGATCTCCGTTCTTTGTTCGAGCGTGAAAAACTACTAAAAGTCCTCATGCATGAAACTTTAGTAAACCATGCAATAAAACACATATCTATGAAATAAtcatgcattaaaataattaaaaacatattttagtaaaaccatagattgcatgcagtAAGGTTACGTAGCTCGAATTTTCTAGACCATATAATTATTCTCCTCTTATATAGAATTTCGTACTCAAAATTTAGAACGTACTGAATAACTCTGGGTAGTGATTCCTCATCTCGGTCTCGGTCTTGCAAGCAGCCTACTcctcggaatgattcagccacttgaccttgaccatctgGACCACCTTGTTCCGGAGCCTCCTCTCCTGTCTATCCAATATCTTAGTGGGTCTCTCTTTGAAAGATAGGTTCAGCGTTAGCTGCAGTGgatcataatttagtacatgcgAAGGGTTAGACATGTAATTCCGCAGCATCGAGaagtggaacacattatgaacttcCGCTAGATTCGGCGGTAATGCAATTCTATAAACTAGTGTCCCAACTTTCTCtaagatctcaaatggtcctTTGAATCTAAGACTGAGTTTGCCCTTCTTTCCGAATCTCATCACACACTTCATCGGTGCGACCTTCACGAATATATGATCGCCCACTAAAAACTCTAGATCCATGCGTCTCTGATCTgaataactcttctgtcggctCTGAGCGATCTTCATCCTTCCCCGAATCCTGACCACTAACTCTGCAGTCTGTCTGACAATGTCTggccccaactctgctctctctcctacctcatcccaatacacTGGTGACCTAAACTTCCTCCTGTAAAGTGCCTCATATGgggccataccaatagatgtctggtaactgttgttgtacgtgaactccacgagaggtaacttcggctcccagctgccctggaagtcgatcatgcaagctatgagtaggtcctccaaaatctgaatcaccctctcaGACTGACCCTCGGACTGCGGATGAAAatctgtactgaatagcaacatGGAACCCAATGCCTGATGTAGACTCTTCCTGAATGTagacgtgaacctcggatcccAATCTGACACAATGGACACtagaatcccatgcagtctgactatctctctgatatacAGCTCTgtgtactgagtcatggtgaaagtcttcttGATCGGTAGAAAGTGTGCTGACTTAATGAGCCAATCAAATTTCATCCAAATTGTATTATATCCTCCAGTTGTCCTCGGTAGCCCTGTCACGAAATCCATGATaatgttctcccattttcaCTTGGGAATATGGAGTTCTCTCAGCTTCCCTGCAAGTTTCTAATGCTCGGCCTTAACCTGCTAACACTTCAAACACTCAGACACGAAACGCAAGATATCTCACTTCATGCCCAGCCACCAATAAGGAGTCTTCatatccttatacatcttcgtactcccttgATGAATTGCGTACGGGTGCTGTGGGCCTCCCTCATGATATCTGCTCTCAGGGAATCACCGTTAGGAACCCACAGTTGGTCACGATATCTGACTATGATGTCCTCAACATGGTTATACGGTTTTCTTGAATCTTGACCAAAATTTTACAAGAGTCATTCAAAGTATGATAACTGGAAGTGCTGGAGGATCTCGTGAGCCAAAATTATTACCAACCCAGGTAGCCATATATTGAATACTAATGAATTGATTCTAAAGTACTTATATAAATGCAtagtattaaattattttttttcctagaTGGTAGCTATCATGACAGATATTATGCAGCAACAGATA comes from the Primulina huaijiensis isolate GDHJ02 chromosome 8, ASM1229523v2, whole genome shotgun sequence genome and includes:
- the LOC140982075 gene encoding uncharacterized protein, whose amino-acid sequence is MAPYEALYRRKFRSPVYWDEVGERAELGPDIVRQTAELVVRIRGRMKIAQSRQKSYSDQRRMDLEFLVGDHIFVKVAPMKCVMRFGKKGKLSLRFKGPFEILEKVGTLVYRIALPPNLAEVHNVFHFSMLRNYMSNPSHVLNYDPLQLTLNLSFKERPTKILDRQERRLRNKVVQMVKVKWLNHSEE